In Fibrobacter sp. UWB10, a single window of DNA contains:
- a CDS encoding DUF58 domain-containing protein, with translation MAVYFWWLDYFTPAGRAFASLFLLAMFAGAVPGFWAAWIFAGIDFLLFLGLVFSLFVTAKRSKIAVESVSVNRVREGETATVTAYVAVRSTIDCVTLGANRLPPSLTGFESDREKIKKGEPPRKMECQVRTTRRGSFMLNKVSANVPEIMGLLRWPYGFNGSVELLVYPRALKVQEFPFLTQGASGMAFAPFLMPSLTRGMNFIGVRPYCEGDSLRDLHHKAFARYGKPFTKEFEIERGAGVILLLDTATPNFKSRQYLEHAIRMTAAVGEWLLNREILGRFFIDSEEIALDGGNESRKNLLDALARIPPASLAHAKQPAPWAPAARPMDPVLRIGLYENDEPLVNKHVVVGTQPASTEDKLLVISPEDCEGERVTL, from the coding sequence ATGGCTGTTTACTTTTGGTGGCTAGATTATTTTACTCCGGCGGGTCGTGCATTTGCTTCGTTATTTTTGCTGGCGATGTTTGCGGGGGCGGTGCCTGGATTTTGGGCGGCCTGGATTTTTGCGGGCATTGATTTCCTGCTTTTCTTGGGACTTGTCTTTAGCCTTTTTGTGACGGCGAAGCGGAGCAAAATTGCGGTTGAAAGCGTGTCGGTGAATCGTGTGCGCGAAGGCGAAACGGCTACGGTGACGGCGTATGTGGCGGTGCGTTCGACGATTGACTGCGTGACTTTGGGGGCGAACCGTTTGCCGCCCTCGCTTACAGGCTTTGAATCGGACCGCGAGAAGATTAAGAAGGGCGAGCCGCCGCGCAAGATGGAATGCCAAGTGCGCACGACGCGCCGCGGCTCCTTCATGCTGAATAAGGTCTCGGCGAATGTGCCTGAAATTATGGGCCTTTTGCGCTGGCCTTATGGCTTTAACGGCTCGGTAGAATTGCTGGTTTACCCCCGTGCGCTCAAGGTGCAAGAATTTCCATTCCTGACGCAGGGCGCTTCGGGCATGGCATTTGCGCCCTTCTTGATGCCAAGCCTTACCCGAGGCATGAATTTTATCGGCGTGCGGCCTTACTGCGAAGGCGATTCTCTGCGCGATTTGCACCATAAGGCCTTTGCCCGCTACGGCAAACCTTTTACGAAAGAATTTGAAATCGAGCGCGGCGCAGGCGTGATTTTGCTTTTGGATACGGCGACTCCGAATTTCAAGTCGCGACAGTACTTGGAACATGCAATTCGAATGACGGCGGCAGTGGGCGAGTGGCTCTTGAACCGCGAAATTCTCGGACGATTCTTTATCGATAGCGAAGAAATTGCCTTGGATGGCGGTAACGAAAGCCGCAAGAATTTGCTGGATGCTCTGGCGAGAATTCCGCCCGCATCGCTTGCGCACGCAAAACAGCCCGCACCTTGGGCTCCTGCGGCGCGCCCGATGGATCCGGTGCTTCGCATCGGACTTTACGAAAACGATGAACCGCTTGTGAACAAGCATGTCGTGGTCGGAACGCAGCCTGCTTCGACCGAAGATAAATTGCTGGTGATTTCGCCTGAAGATTGCGAAGGCGAGAGGGTGACGCTATGA
- a CDS encoding glycosyltransferase family 2 protein yields MKCDHFIFVPAYNVADTLASVLQKISDEVWNTSVILVIDDGSVDDTRGAFENFVATLDSNKKSRLRYMRFELNAGYGAVVKKGIAEGLRSGAELVACLHGDGQYPAEQLDEFFDYLKTVNHVDHEDERKFALVQGSRLLTRGGAKAGNMPLHKRVGGAFLTAVENLAFYQKLTDRHSGFIVYDSEFLRTLELDKLSTSFDIDLEIISIADSLGYKLAELPIPTRYAGEKSNLNVFTYGLRVLRQVVRRFGT; encoded by the coding sequence ATGAAGTGTGACCATTTTATTTTTGTCCCCGCTTATAATGTAGCTGATACTCTTGCCTCTGTCCTGCAAAAAATTTCCGACGAAGTTTGGAATACATCGGTTATCTTGGTGATTGATGATGGCTCTGTTGACGATACCCGCGGAGCCTTTGAAAACTTTGTCGCGACACTCGATAGTAATAAAAAGTCAAGGCTGCGTTACATGCGCTTTGAACTGAATGCGGGCTATGGCGCTGTGGTTAAGAAGGGTATAGCCGAGGGGCTCCGTTCTGGTGCCGAACTCGTGGCATGTTTGCATGGCGATGGACAGTACCCGGCAGAACAGCTCGATGAATTTTTTGACTATCTCAAGACGGTCAACCATGTTGACCACGAAGACGAAAGAAAGTTTGCCTTGGTTCAAGGCTCGCGTCTCTTGACTCGCGGTGGTGCAAAGGCGGGAAATATGCCCTTGCACAAGCGTGTTGGCGGTGCCTTCTTGACGGCTGTTGAGAACCTGGCTTTTTACCAGAAGTTGACAGATCGTCACAGCGGATTTATCGTGTATGATTCGGAATTTTTGAGGACGCTTGAACTCGATAAATTGAGTACATCGTTCGATATTGATCTCGAAATTATCTCGATTGCGGATTCTTTGGGCTACAAGCTTGCGGAACTCCCGATTCCAACGCGTTACGCCGGCGAAAAGTCGAACTTGAACGTCTTTACCTACGGTCTGCGCGTTTTGCGTCAGGTTGTTCGCCGTTTTGGCACTTAG
- a CDS encoding MoxR family ATPase, translating to MVKDLIHALNGVLLGKSETVELLVMALLADGHVLVEDVPGTGKTTLSKALAAAIGADFARIQFTPDLLPADVTGGAVFKANTGEFEIRKGPVFTQVLLADEINRASPRTQSALLEAMEERQVSLEGERFKLPELFMVLATENPVEFHGVFPLPEAQMDRFMVRISVGYPTAETELEILRAHRSSRPIDALKAVTTPEEILKARATVRDIHIDESLERYVISLVQATRNDGSVRLAASPRAGMNLVRMAQACAYVNGRDFVNPDDIQRVFFPVMEHRVFAKDSGDPDASKKILQGILKQVNIPK from the coding sequence ATGGTTAAAGATTTAATTCATGCTTTGAATGGGGTGCTGCTCGGAAAGTCTGAGACAGTGGAACTTTTGGTGATGGCGCTGCTGGCCGATGGTCACGTGCTGGTGGAAGATGTTCCTGGCACGGGCAAGACCACACTTTCGAAGGCGCTTGCGGCCGCAATTGGGGCTGACTTTGCACGAATCCAGTTTACGCCGGATTTGCTGCCCGCTGATGTAACGGGCGGTGCCGTATTCAAGGCGAATACGGGTGAATTTGAAATTCGTAAAGGGCCTGTATTTACGCAGGTGCTCCTGGCAGACGAAATCAACCGAGCCTCGCCGCGTACGCAGAGTGCTTTGCTCGAAGCTATGGAGGAGCGCCAGGTTTCGTTGGAAGGCGAGCGCTTTAAACTGCCGGAACTCTTTATGGTGCTTGCAACCGAGAATCCGGTGGAATTCCACGGCGTGTTCCCATTGCCCGAAGCGCAGATGGACCGCTTTATGGTGCGCATTTCGGTTGGGTATCCGACTGCAGAAACAGAGCTTGAAATTTTGCGTGCGCATCGCAGCAGTCGTCCGATTGACGCTTTGAAGGCGGTGACGACTCCCGAAGAAATTTTGAAGGCTCGCGCCACGGTGCGTGATATTCATATTGATGAATCGCTGGAACGTTATGTGATTTCGCTGGTGCAGGCGACGCGTAACGACGGCAGCGTGCGCTTGGCGGCAAGCCCGCGTGCAGGCATGAACTTGGTGCGCATGGCGCAGGCGTGTGCGTATGTGAACGGGCGCGACTTCGTGAATCCAGACGATATTCAACGTGTGTTCTTCCCAGTGATGGAACACCGTGTGTTCGCTAAGGATAGCGGCGATCCCGATGCCAGCAAGAAGATTTTGCAGGGAATCCTGAAGCAGGTCAATATACCCAAATAA
- a CDS encoding NAD-dependent epimerase/dehydratase family protein, with product MNSTLKFEDTSITVALVGCGGFIGSHLLRAIFERTSWRVFGVDLDSYRIQEHLTNPRFEFLSADLADPEVVARIAQFPVVVNLAAICTPGRYMAEAAEVIRSNYDHPRVLADACAKSGSWLIHFSTSEIYGKTAADSGALFEDESEIVLGPVAASRWSYATAKLLTERYLAGLAGLNWTVVRPFNFVGPFMDFMPGVDGEGIPRVLANFSTALVRGETLKLVNGGLAKRCFTSVHDAVDFMFCVFAAGENPERRAGVLSQAFNVGNAANEVSIAELSQLMRSVYAEVKGIPESAVPGVEIVSGEEYYGKGYDDSLRRLPSVEKAERLLGFKAKIPLKEALEESLAWFVGHYEV from the coding sequence TTGAACTCGACTTTAAAATTCGAAGACACCTCAATCACCGTAGCCCTTGTGGGTTGCGGTGGTTTTATTGGTAGTCACCTTTTGCGCGCCATTTTTGAACGCACTAGTTGGCGTGTTTTTGGCGTGGACCTGGATTCGTACCGCATTCAAGAACATTTGACGAATCCTCGGTTTGAATTTTTGAGCGCAGACCTTGCTGACCCCGAGGTGGTAGCGCGCATTGCGCAGTTCCCGGTAGTGGTGAACTTGGCGGCCATCTGTACGCCCGGTCGCTACATGGCCGAAGCGGCCGAGGTGATTCGCAGCAATTACGATCATCCGCGTGTATTGGCTGATGCTTGTGCCAAGAGCGGTAGCTGGCTGATTCATTTTTCGACTTCTGAAATTTACGGCAAGACGGCGGCTGATTCGGGCGCGCTTTTCGAAGACGAGTCCGAAATTGTGCTTGGGCCGGTAGCGGCAAGTCGCTGGAGCTATGCGACAGCGAAACTCTTGACCGAACGTTATTTGGCAGGGCTCGCGGGCTTGAATTGGACGGTAGTCCGCCCGTTTAATTTCGTGGGCCCGTTCATGGACTTTATGCCGGGAGTCGATGGCGAAGGAATCCCGCGTGTGCTTGCGAATTTTTCGACGGCGCTTGTACGCGGCGAAACGCTTAAGCTTGTAAACGGCGGCTTAGCCAAACGTTGCTTTACCTCGGTGCACGATGCGGTAGACTTTATGTTCTGCGTATTTGCGGCGGGCGAAAATCCGGAACGTCGTGCTGGAGTGCTTTCGCAGGCTTTTAATGTGGGAAATGCCGCAAACGAAGTTTCGATTGCAGAACTCTCGCAGTTGATGCGCTCGGTGTATGCCGAAGTCAAGGGAATTCCTGAAAGTGCGGTTCCCGGAGTCGAAATTGTTTCGGGCGAAGAATATTACGGCAAGGGCTACGATGATTCGTTGCGCCGCCTGCCTTCTGTCGAAAAGGCGGAACGCTTGCTTGGCTTTAAGGCGAAAATTCCGCTGAAAGAAGCTCTCGAAGAATCGTTGGCCTGGTTTGTGGGGCATTATGAAGTGTGA
- a CDS encoding fibrobacter succinogenes major paralogous domain-containing protein produces MKIILPFWVGLIFLFVACSNADYEALEESPFEAADKAMQDTSVNDENEWLEPVVSSSSSGDSVLYLPLDDAAEERKVDSLIHLYDDVLFEPDTLELDSVESDSIEPGNNEPDLGLPSCSIENEGEIARSVKDEMYYVCRDSEWVYALVSEYDTYGETCTLADVGKIINGAVSDYSKYYCTANGWIDYVDWSWEVPKEARLNPEISYDTLVDPRDGKVYKTIKIASQTWMAENLNYADSVKTESLKGNNWCYHNDTMNCDVVGRYYTWAAAIDSVGLAENEALDCGYGKRCWLPDTIYGICPPGWHLPKEKEWYALLDALGGKDIAGRVLKSQSGWFLHGCGTDSTGFSALPAGRKFVDDYFDYEGLIAYFWSSSEYTEDYARFMGLTYDHYWEAFMYTHKKSYGFSVRCLKNSEI; encoded by the coding sequence ATGAAAATTATATTGCCGTTTTGGGTGGGCTTGATATTTTTGTTTGTGGCTTGCAGCAATGCTGATTATGAGGCTTTAGAAGAGTCTCCTTTTGAAGCTGCTGATAAGGCTATGCAAGATACGAGTGTCAATGATGAGAATGAATGGCTCGAACCAGTTGTAAGTTCTAGTAGTAGCGGTGACTCTGTATTGTATTTGCCGCTAGATGATGCTGCTGAAGAAAGAAAAGTAGATTCGCTGATTCATCTTTATGATGATGTGTTGTTTGAACCGGATACCCTTGAGTTAGATAGCGTTGAATCAGACAGCATCGAACCTGGTAATAATGAACCTGACTTGGGTTTGCCAAGTTGCTCGATTGAAAATGAAGGCGAAATTGCTCGAAGTGTTAAGGATGAAATGTATTATGTCTGTAGAGATTCTGAATGGGTCTATGCATTAGTTTCAGAGTATGATACATACGGTGAAACTTGTACCTTGGCTGATGTCGGAAAAATCATTAATGGAGCCGTGTCTGACTACAGTAAATATTACTGCACGGCAAATGGTTGGATTGATTATGTGGATTGGAGTTGGGAAGTTCCCAAAGAAGCTCGGTTGAATCCTGAAATAAGCTATGATACTTTAGTAGATCCTCGTGATGGTAAGGTTTATAAGACGATAAAGATTGCCTCTCAAACATGGATGGCAGAAAACTTGAATTATGCGGATAGCGTTAAAACGGAAAGCTTAAAAGGGAACAATTGGTGCTATCATAATGATACCATGAACTGTGATGTAGTGGGCCGTTATTATACTTGGGCTGCCGCTATTGATTCTGTCGGGTTGGCTGAAAATGAAGCTTTGGATTGCGGCTATGGAAAAAGATGCTGGCTACCGGACACTATTTATGGTATTTGTCCGCCGGGTTGGCACCTGCCAAAGGAAAAAGAATGGTATGCATTGTTAGATGCCTTGGGCGGAAAGGATATTGCCGGTAGAGTGCTTAAATCTCAAAGCGGTTGGTTCCTTCATGGTTGCGGAACAGATTCTACGGGCTTTAGTGCTTTGCCTGCTGGTAGAAAATTTGTTGATGATTATTTTGATTACGAAGGTCTTATTGCGTATTTTTGGAGTTCCTCGGAGTATACAGAAGATTATGCACGCTTTATGGGCTTGACCTATGACCATTATTGGGAGGCTTTCATGTATACTCATAAAAAGTCTTACGGTTTTTCTGTTCGTTGTTTGAAAAATTCTGAAATCTGA
- a CDS encoding FISUMP domain-containing protein, whose protein sequence is MKDSIYFVDTVYSFDTLVVNHYDTLRVYDTNTVVYVPKYDTVTTEFLNQEMLKNGDYGILVDERDNKVYRTIKIGTQTWMAQNLSYADGGVTSYCRNNSVQGYGDEYCRRFGRLYTWAAALNLDDMYNSNRATESDGSDKYLYHPAQGLCPDGYHIPQKSEFETLINYVAAQNTVNNVKTGVSPSLESVNGLWDIPAGDSYPTNTTGFSGVANGSLFSGYSATLSMVSSTENSATTFTVYTLHHSSTSFKIEAHEKASFMSIRCVKN, encoded by the coding sequence TTGAAAGATTCAATCTATTTTGTCGATACAGTCTATTCGTTTGACACCCTTGTTGTGAATCATTACGATACCTTACGTGTTTATGATACGAATACGGTTGTTTATGTTCCCAAGTATGATACTGTTACTACGGAATTCTTGAATCAGGAAATGCTTAAGAATGGTGATTATGGAATTCTTGTGGATGAACGGGACAATAAGGTTTACAGAACGATAAAGATTGGAACTCAGACTTGGATGGCACAGAATCTTTCGTATGCCGATGGTGGAGTAACAAGCTATTGCCGAAATAATTCTGTTCAAGGCTATGGGGATGAGTATTGCCGTCGTTTTGGACGCTTGTATACATGGGCTGCAGCACTGAATTTGGATGATATGTACAATTCTAATCGTGCAACAGAATCAGATGGCTCGGATAAGTACTTGTATCATCCTGCACAGGGACTATGTCCTGATGGTTATCACATCCCGCAAAAGTCTGAATTCGAGACGCTTATAAATTATGTGGCTGCCCAAAATACGGTTAACAACGTCAAGACGGGCGTTTCTCCATCACTTGAATCGGTTAATGGTTTATGGGATATACCTGCCGGTGATTCTTATCCAACGAATACCACGGGTTTCTCTGGTGTGGCAAATGGTTCTTTATTTAGTGGCTACTCAGCAACGCTTTCGATGGTTTCGTCTACGGAAAACTCGGCTACCACCTTTACAGTGTATACATTGCACCATTCATCGACTTCTTTCAAAATCGAAGCCCATGAAAAAGCGAGTTTCATGTCTATTCGTTGCGTAAAGAATTGA